One Faecalicatena sp. Marseille-Q4148 DNA window includes the following coding sequences:
- the guaA gene encoding glutamine-hydrolyzing GMP synthase yields the protein MKNELVIVLDFGGQYNQLIARRVRECNVYCEVHPYTLSLEKIKEMNPKGIIFTGGPNSVYGEDSPRCPKEIFELGIPIFGICYGSQLMAYMLGGNVATAPVSEYGKTEVAVDTTSKLFENVSPDTICWMSHTDYIEKAPEHFKITAHTPVCPVAAMELPGKNLYAVQFHPEVMHTQEGSKMLSNFVYNVCGCKGDWKMDSFVEKTIQEVREKVGSGKVLCALSGGVDSSVAAVLLSKAVGKQLTCVFVDHGLLRKDEGDEVEAVFGPEGHYDLNFIRVNAQDRFYKKLAGVEEPETKRKIIGEEFIRVFEEEAQKIGAVDFLVQGTIYPDVIESGLGKSAVIKSHHNVGGLPDCVDFKEIIEPLRLLFKDEVRKAGLELGIPEYLVFRQPFPGPGLGVRIIGEVTPEKVRIVQEADAIYREEIAKAGIASTLGQYFAGLTNMRSVGCMGDERTYDYAVALRAVLTSDFMTAESAELPWEVLGKVTTRIVNEVKGVNRVLYDCTGKPPATIEFE from the coding sequence GTGAAAAACGAATTAGTAATCGTTCTTGATTTCGGAGGACAATATAACCAGTTAATCGCAAGACGTGTCAGAGAATGTAACGTTTATTGTGAAGTTCATCCATACACATTAAGTTTAGAAAAAATTAAAGAAATGAATCCAAAGGGGATCATTTTTACCGGAGGACCAAACAGTGTTTACGGAGAAGATTCTCCGAGATGTCCGAAAGAAATATTTGAGCTTGGAATTCCGATCTTTGGTATCTGCTATGGTTCCCAGCTGATGGCATACATGCTTGGCGGTAATGTGGCAACAGCACCGGTCAGTGAATATGGAAAGACTGAAGTTGCTGTGGATACTACATCAAAATTATTTGAAAATGTATCACCAGATACAATTTGCTGGATGAGCCATACAGACTATATTGAAAAAGCGCCGGAACATTTTAAAATTACAGCGCACACGCCAGTATGTCCGGTAGCTGCTATGGAACTTCCGGGAAAAAATCTTTATGCAGTACAGTTTCACCCAGAAGTTATGCATACACAGGAAGGAAGCAAAATGCTTAGTAATTTCGTGTATAACGTATGTGGATGCAAGGGTGACTGGAAAATGGATTCCTTTGTTGAAAAAACAATTCAGGAAGTTCGTGAGAAAGTTGGCAGCGGAAAAGTATTATGTGCATTGTCCGGCGGTGTAGATTCATCTGTGGCAGCGGTACTTCTTTCCAAAGCAGTTGGCAAGCAGCTGACTTGTGTCTTTGTAGATCATGGTCTTCTTCGTAAAGATGAGGGAGATGAAGTAGAAGCTGTATTTGGCCCAGAAGGTCATTATGATCTGAACTTCATTCGTGTAAATGCACAGGATCGTTTTTATAAAAAACTTGCCGGAGTAGAAGAGCCGGAAACAAAACGTAAAATTATCGGAGAAGAATTTATCCGCGTATTTGAAGAAGAAGCACAAAAAATAGGTGCGGTAGACTTCCTTGTACAGGGAACAATCTATCCGGATGTAATAGAATCCGGACTTGGAAAATCAGCTGTCATCAAGAGTCACCACAATGTTGGAGGACTTCCGGACTGTGTTGATTTTAAAGAAATTATTGAACCGCTTCGCCTGCTCTTTAAAGATGAAGTAAGAAAAGCGGGACTGGAATTGGGAATTCCAGAGTACCTTGTATTCCGTCAGCCATTTCCAGGTCCTGGACTTGGTGTACGAATTATTGGTGAAGTTACACCGGAGAAGGTACGCATCGTTCAAGAAGCAGATGCAATTTATCGTGAAGAAATTGCAAAAGCCGGTATTGCATCAACGTTAGGTCAGTATTTTGCAGGATTGACTAACATGCGTTCTGTTGGATGTATGGGCGATGAGAGAACTTATGATTATGCAGTTGCATTACGCGCAGTTCTTACAAGTGATTTTATGACAGCAGAAAGTGCAGAACTTCCTTGGGAAGTATTGGGAAAAGTGACAACCAGAATCGTTAATGAAGTAAAAGGGGTTAACAGAGTACTGTATGACTGTACTGGAAAACCGCCGGCAACGATTGAGTTTGAATAG
- a CDS encoding ICEBs1 excisionase has product MQINVSYITANDIMEILGVGRSKAYEIVRIMNEELENAGYNIIKGKVPVRYFQKKYYGCEMKME; this is encoded by the coding sequence ATGCAGATTAATGTATCTTATATTACCGCAAATGACATTATGGAGATTCTCGGGGTTGGGAGAAGCAAAGCCTATGAGATTGTGCGGATAATGAATGAGGAACTGGAAAATGCCGGATATAACATCATCAAGGGGAAAGTTCCAGTCAGGTATTTTCAGAAAAAATATTATGGCTGTGAGATGAAAATGGAATGA
- a CDS encoding DNA primase produces MNSKPYSQEWFEDGQIDEVAFCENFLQRMPLKCINGIFFSYDGMLPDSEVEKEIYRMVKPVLTKGISKKVKQLLEVLKLEAYSEELPVQMDRIHVNNGTYFLNGDFTENKEFCLNRLPVNYEMKETKPERWLQFLSELLEEDDISTLQEYMGYCLIPSNKAQKLLIILGKGGEGKSRIGLVMRKILGTNMNVSNIQKVEHNRFARADLEYRLLMVDDDMKLEALKDTNYIKTIVTLEDKMDLERKSKQSVQGNLYVRFLCFGNGNLSALHDRSYGFYRRQIILTVKDVPPDRVDDPYLIEKLQREADDIFLWCLEGLKRLLKNNYRFTISERAKKNLHEAMESGNNIIAFMQSSGYIRLEENTTATSKNLYQAYCRWCEDNTEKPMSAKSFSGYLKENEKKYHIHYSTNIPSDNGKNARGFQGIHTQIRIDSYR; encoded by the coding sequence CTGAACTCTAAGCCGTACTCTCAGGAATGGTTTGAGGATGGGCAGATTGATGAGGTGGCATTTTGTGAAAATTTCCTGCAAAGAATGCCATTGAAATGTATCAACGGTATCTTTTTCAGCTATGACGGAATGTTGCCGGACAGCGAAGTGGAAAAAGAAATTTACAGAATGGTAAAGCCGGTTCTTACCAAAGGAATTTCCAAGAAAGTAAAACAGCTTTTGGAGGTTCTAAAACTGGAAGCCTATTCAGAGGAACTTCCGGTGCAGATGGATCGTATCCATGTGAATAATGGGACTTATTTTCTGAATGGAGATTTTACAGAAAATAAGGAGTTCTGCCTGAACCGCTTGCCTGTAAATTATGAAATGAAAGAAACAAAGCCAGAACGGTGGTTACAATTTCTTTCGGAACTGTTGGAGGAAGATGATATTTCTACATTGCAGGAATATATGGGATATTGTTTAATCCCATCAAACAAGGCACAGAAGTTATTGATTATCTTAGGAAAAGGCGGGGAGGGAAAATCCCGTATCGGTCTGGTGATGAGAAAAATTCTCGGAACGAATATGAATGTAAGCAATATTCAAAAGGTAGAGCATAACCGTTTTGCAAGGGCAGATTTGGAATACAGGCTTTTGATGGTGGATGATGATATGAAACTGGAAGCCTTGAAAGACACCAACTATATTAAAACCATAGTCACTTTGGAGGATAAGATGGATTTGGAACGGAAGTCAAAGCAGAGCGTACAGGGGAATTTATATGTCAGATTTCTCTGCTTTGGAAACGGAAATCTCAGTGCCTTGCATGACCGTTCCTATGGATTTTACCGCAGACAGATTATCCTTACGGTCAAAGATGTGCCGCCAGACAGAGTAGATGATCCCTATCTGATTGAGAAACTGCAAAGAGAAGCAGACGATATTTTCCTTTGGTGTCTGGAGGGATTGAAACGATTATTGAAAAACAATTACCGCTTTACCATCAGCGAACGTGCAAAGAAAAATCTACACGAAGCTATGGAATCTGGAAATAATATTATCGCTTTTATGCAGTCATCGGGGTATATCCGTTTGGAAGAAAATACAACAGCAACTTCTAAAAATTTATATCAGGCATACTGCCGCTGGTGTGAAGACAATACAGAAAAACCTATGAGTGCAAAAAGTTTTTCGGGGTACTTAAAAGAAAATGAAAAGAAATATCACATTCATTATTCGACGAATATTCCCTCAGACAATGGGAAAAATGCCAGAGGATTTCAGGGAATCCATACGCAGATACGCATAGACAGCTATCGTTGA
- a CDS encoding MATE family efflux transporter, with amino-acid sequence MREKIKTDRSHYLFDNKALAALIVPLVVEQFLAVLVGMADSIMVASVGEAAVSSVSLVDSIMILLINIFGALATGGAVIAGQYLGQKKKEDACEAANQLVWFVTICAVIIMVLMYLGKDFILNTVFGEITDEVAAYANTYLMIVTASIPFIALYNAGAAIFRTMGNSKVSMQVSMLMNLINVVGNAILIYGFHCGTEGVAIPTLVSRMFAAIMITILVCNQDLTLHIKKSLRYQFDWTKVKKILYIGVPNGLESSMFQLGKILVLSLVSTFGTYAIAANAVANAVASFQILPGMAISLAVTTVVSRCIGANDHEQTHYYTVKLHLLAFVATIVTVGIIILALPLIMKAYNLSSKTAVVAEQILIFHGVFAIVLWPLAFVLPTVFRAAGDVRVTMLISIVSMWLCRIVMSYVIGKYMGIGVLGVWIAMILDWVVRAVCFVWRYRSGKWKGKAAV; translated from the coding sequence GTGAGGGAAAAAATAAAAACAGACAGAAGTCATTATCTGTTTGATAATAAGGCATTAGCAGCATTGATTGTTCCATTGGTTGTCGAACAGTTTTTGGCAGTACTTGTGGGAATGGCAGACTCTATTATGGTAGCAAGTGTTGGGGAGGCAGCTGTCTCCAGTGTTTCTCTTGTTGACAGTATTATGATTTTATTGATTAATATTTTTGGAGCATTGGCTACCGGAGGAGCAGTAATTGCCGGACAGTATCTCGGACAGAAAAAGAAGGAAGATGCATGTGAAGCAGCCAATCAGCTTGTATGGTTTGTGACAATTTGTGCAGTGATTATTATGGTGCTGATGTATCTTGGAAAAGATTTTATTTTAAATACAGTGTTTGGGGAGATTACTGATGAAGTTGCAGCATATGCAAATACCTATTTGATGATTGTAACAGCATCAATTCCATTTATTGCATTGTATAATGCAGGGGCGGCAATTTTCAGAACGATGGGGAATTCAAAAGTTTCCATGCAAGTTTCTATGTTGATGAACTTGATTAATGTTGTCGGAAATGCAATATTAATTTATGGATTCCACTGCGGTACAGAAGGCGTTGCGATTCCGACACTGGTGTCACGAATGTTTGCGGCGATTATGATTACAATACTTGTATGTAATCAAGATTTGACGCTGCATATAAAAAAATCATTGCGTTATCAATTTGACTGGACAAAAGTCAAGAAGATCTTATATATTGGAGTTCCAAATGGATTAGAAAGCAGCATGTTTCAATTAGGGAAAATTCTTGTGTTGAGTCTTGTTTCTACATTTGGCACATATGCAATTGCGGCAAATGCGGTGGCAAATGCGGTAGCAAGTTTCCAAATCCTTCCCGGAATGGCGATTTCTCTTGCAGTAACAACTGTAGTTTCGAGGTGTATTGGGGCAAATGATCATGAACAGACGCATTATTACACTGTGAAATTACATTTACTGGCATTTGTAGCGACTATTGTAACGGTTGGAATTATCATTCTGGCACTCCCGTTAATTATGAAAGCTTATAATCTGTCATCAAAGACTGCAGTTGTGGCAGAGCAGATATTAATATTCCACGGAGTATTTGCGATTGTGTTGTGGCCGTTGGCATTTGTACTGCCTACAGTATTCCGGGCAGCAGGAGATGTTCGTGTTACAATGCTGATCTCCATTGTTTCCATGTGGCTGTGCAGAATCGTTATGAGTTATGTTATTGGAAAATATATGGGAATAGGTGTATTAGGCGTTTGGATTGCCATGATTCTTGACTGGGTCGTTCGAGCTGTCTGTTTTGTATGGCGCTATAGAAGTGGAAAATGGAAAGGAAAGGCAGCAGTATAA
- a CDS encoding helix-turn-helix transcriptional regulator, producing MNEMEVSTIGERIKTLRKKRGYNQKDLANLLGKSLRTIQKYESGEIEVSIAMVNELAKVLDTTSTYLLGHQTGDFKFDCLSDVMECLFQLEKISGLHFSIETKRPPHHDGWQCSITFDGKDKSAEQNADMCLFLEEWENNRESFQQYCMAKDAYEDWKDKTLAYYASQGVEMKEPENLDTEERLKRRNALFSGK from the coding sequence ATGAACGAAATGGAAGTTTCAACAATAGGAGAACGGATTAAAACACTCCGAAAAAAAAGAGGGTACAACCAGAAAGATTTAGCAAACCTTCTTGGAAAATCTCTCCGTACCATCCAAAAATATGAAAGTGGGGAAATTGAAGTATCAATCGCAATGGTCAATGAATTGGCTAAAGTGCTCGATACTACTTCTACCTATCTTCTCGGACATCAGACAGGGGATTTCAAATTTGACTGTCTCTCTGATGTTATGGAATGTTTGTTTCAACTGGAAAAAATCAGCGGACTGCACTTTTCCATAGAAACCAAAAGACCGCCCCACCATGATGGCTGGCAATGTTCCATTACTTTTGACGGAAAAGACAAATCTGCCGAACAGAATGCAGATATGTGCCTGTTCCTCGAAGAATGGGAAAACAACAGGGAATCTTTCCAGCAGTATTGCATGGCTAAAGATGCCTATGAAGATTGGAAAGATAAAACTCTTGCCTACTATGCTTCACAGGGTGTAGAGATGAAAGAACCGGAAAATCTCGATACTGAAGAACGGTTAAAAAGAAGGAATGCTCTTTTTTCTGGCAAATAG
- a CDS encoding site-specific integrase, whose translation MSVTKDTTGKWMSQVRVKDYTGKTIHKKKRGFATKKEALEWERDFLNKANADMGMLFRDFVDLYFEDMGHRLKESTIISKRYMIDKKILPVFGKIPINEITPKDIRKWQNGLTAYRDKNGKPYAQTYLRAINNQITAMFNYAVKYYDLRENPCTKAGSMGKSNAEEMQFWTKAEFEQFIAAVQDKPASYTAFMTMYYTGMRVGELCALTPADVDLKNNTIAISKTFQRINGKDVVWAPKTPKSNRVITIPQTLADCLKTYMDKCYEIQPNDRLFPYTKHFLNHEMLRGCKKSGVKKIRVHDLRHSHASLLIEMGCQPLLIADRLGHEKIQTTLNTYSHLYPNKQAEVAQQLENLINGTTVPDSSQLADVANL comes from the coding sequence TTGTCAGTAACAAAAGATACAACAGGGAAATGGATGTCACAGGTACGTGTCAAAGACTATACAGGAAAGACCATCCATAAGAAAAAACGTGGTTTTGCCACAAAAAAAGAGGCTCTGGAGTGGGAAAGAGACTTTCTCAACAAAGCCAATGCAGATATGGGTATGCTGTTTCGGGATTTTGTAGATCTTTATTTTGAGGATATGGGACACCGTCTGAAAGAATCCACCATTATCAGCAAGCGTTATATGATAGATAAGAAAATCCTTCCAGTATTCGGAAAAATCCCGATCAATGAGATTACTCCAAAGGATATCCGTAAATGGCAGAACGGATTGACTGCATATCGTGATAAGAACGGAAAGCCTTATGCTCAGACCTACCTTAGAGCGATCAACAACCAGATTACCGCTATGTTCAATTATGCAGTGAAATATTATGATTTGCGGGAAAATCCATGCACAAAGGCTGGGAGCATGGGAAAGAGCAATGCAGAAGAAATGCAGTTCTGGACAAAGGCAGAATTTGAACAATTTATAGCAGCCGTACAGGATAAGCCAGCTTCTTATACAGCCTTCATGACCATGTACTATACTGGAATGCGGGTAGGCGAACTGTGTGCTTTAACACCGGCTGATGTAGACTTGAAAAATAATACCATCGCCATCAGCAAAACCTTCCAGAGAATCAATGGTAAAGATGTTGTCTGGGCACCTAAAACACCGAAAAGTAACCGGGTTATCACGATACCACAAACACTTGCTGATTGTTTGAAAACCTATATGGATAAGTGTTATGAGATTCAGCCTAACGACAGGCTTTTCCCTTACACCAAACATTTCCTGAACCATGAAATGCTCAGAGGATGTAAAAAATCCGGTGTAAAGAAGATTCGTGTGCATGATCTCCGTCACTCCCATGCCAGCCTTTTGATTGAGATGGGATGCCAGCCACTTCTGATTGCTGACCGTTTAGGGCATGAAAAAATACAGACAACCTTAAATACTTACAGTCATCTGTATCCAAACAAACAAGCCGAAGTCGCACAACAGCTTGAAAACCTTATCAACGGAACAACAGTCCCAGATAGTAGCCAACTGGCAGATGTAGCCAATTTGTAG
- a CDS encoding DNA primase, giving the protein MNIFQTVKENVTARQAAEQYGLKVNKNGMVCCPFHDDRHPSMKVDKGFCCFACGSKGDVITFVADFFHLAPLEAAKKLAEDFQIPIFTDNAKKRNTSKKKEKLKRTLYQTEKKFEEWERESICILSDYLHLLEEWKIRYAPKMPEEEWKAEFIEACQQTEKINYYLDLLVFGELQDRIEFLLDSGKDVKRIEERMERYRRNNKEQTGRSIGSEETEL; this is encoded by the coding sequence ATGAATATCTTTCAGACAGTAAAAGAAAACGTAACTGCAAGGCAGGCAGCCGAACAGTACGGATTAAAAGTTAATAAAAACGGGATGGTCTGTTGCCCCTTTCATGATGACAGGCATCCCAGTATGAAAGTAGACAAAGGATTTTGCTGTTTCGCCTGTGGTTCGAAGGGGGATGTGATCACATTTGTGGCAGATTTCTTTCATCTTGCACCATTGGAAGCAGCAAAGAAACTGGCAGAAGATTTTCAGATACCTATTTTTACAGATAACGCAAAGAAAAGGAATACCAGTAAGAAGAAAGAAAAACTGAAAAGAACATTGTACCAGACCGAAAAGAAATTTGAAGAATGGGAACGGGAAAGTATCTGCATTTTATCGGATTATCTTCATCTGCTGGAAGAATGGAAAATAAGATACGCACCAAAAATGCCAGAGGAAGAATGGAAAGCAGAATTTATAGAAGCCTGTCAGCAGACAGAAAAGATAAATTACTATCTGGATTTACTGGTGTTTGGGGAGTTACAGGACAGGATTGAATTTTTACTGGATAGTGGGAAGGATGTGAAAAGAATTGAAGAACGAATGGAAAGATATAGACGAAACAACAAGGAACAGACTGGAAGAAGCATTGGATCAGAGGAAACTGAACTCTAA
- a CDS encoding MobA/MobL family protein: protein MLIGRHSFIRQSKLSDVAGRIDYISNPKRQEYLYATYQTEGATPEFWKNLARENQLDFKASGSAGKCIEGREFIIALPESFVQYRADDVVRLFTETFHKRYGVECSAALHHNKAKTNYHIHLVFSERKMLEQPEVKIATRNMFYDEQGKHRRTKKEVLDEQGNLRAGCSIIPKGEVYESHIFTKKDEWFKNNAFTKEVKELFTDTINRYVKEESEKLSVFQQGGVYLATKKIGKNNPKAEEIKADNAARQEWNRTVDVALVEGVPEEDILKIKQEKITEKTLQSIRTHGWLPDMFRQIIRGAKDFLQEVIFKFKLPPKPVPKIDLQEWKDMQKLMYELQRQSMEIKRTQQDISSLKKQLSELRGLFKGKERKSLEGRIELLEDLEKRLHKSLEQIVKREGYPNVQAFQKVYNKAEELVIEYNEELRAWKNQTEQKKEKPLEQPKKASVLEKLHRYQQEGRQQPKRSVKKKSMDRER, encoded by the coding sequence ATGCTTATAGGCAGACATTCATTTATCAGACAAAGTAAGCTGTCCGATGTGGCAGGAAGGATTGATTATATCTCCAATCCGAAACGACAGGAATATCTCTATGCGACCTACCAGACAGAAGGGGCAACACCGGAGTTTTGGAAAAATCTTGCAAGAGAAAATCAGTTGGACTTTAAGGCGAGCGGATCGGCAGGGAAATGTATCGAGGGGCGTGAGTTTATCATAGCACTTCCCGAAAGTTTTGTTCAGTATAGGGCAGATGATGTGGTAAGACTTTTTACAGAGACTTTTCATAAAAGATACGGTGTGGAATGCAGTGCTGCCCTTCATCACAACAAGGCAAAGACGAATTATCATATTCATCTGGTATTTAGTGAACGGAAAATGTTGGAACAACCCGAAGTAAAGATTGCTACCCGAAATATGTTTTATGATGAGCAGGGAAAGCATAGACGCACAAAGAAAGAGGTTTTGGACGAGCAGGGCAATCTTCGGGCGGGGTGCAGTATTATCCCCAAAGGGGAAGTTTATGAAAGCCATATCTTCACAAAAAAGGATGAATGGTTTAAGAACAACGCCTTTACCAAAGAAGTCAAGGAACTGTTTACCGATACGATCAACCGATATGTAAAAGAGGAATCAGAAAAACTGTCCGTATTTCAACAGGGCGGCGTATATCTGGCAACCAAGAAAATAGGAAAGAACAATCCGAAAGCAGAGGAGATAAAGGCAGACAATGCGGCAAGGCAGGAATGGAATCGGACAGTTGATGTGGCATTGGTTGAGGGAGTTCCTGAAGAAGATATTTTGAAGATCAAGCAGGAAAAAATCACAGAAAAAACGCTGCAATCTATCAGGACACATGGTTGGCTGCCGGATATGTTCCGTCAGATTATCCGAGGTGCGAAAGACTTTTTGCAGGAAGTAATTTTTAAATTTAAACTACCGCCGAAACCTGTACCAAAGATTGACTTGCAGGAGTGGAAAGATATGCAGAAGCTCATGTATGAATTGCAGAGACAGTCAATGGAGATAAAACGCACACAGCAGGATATTTCTTCTTTGAAAAAGCAACTGTCAGAGTTACGAGGGTTATTTAAAGGCAAAGAGCGAAAATCTCTGGAAGGGCGAATTGAACTGTTAGAGGATTTGGAAAAGCGTCTGCACAAGAGTTTGGAACAGATAGTAAAACGTGAAGGCTATCCCAATGTGCAAGCCTTTCAGAAGGTTTATAACAAGGCAGAAGAACTGGTTATAGAATACAATGAAGAACTAAGGGCATGGAAAAATCAGACGGAACAGAAGAAAGAGAAACCGTTAGAACAGCCGAAAAAAGCAAGTGTACTGGAAAAGCTACACCGCTATCAGCAGGAAGGCAGACAGCAGCCGAAACGATCAGTCAAGAAAAAATCTATGGATAGAGAACGATAA